The Methanohalophilus levihalophilus genome has a segment encoding these proteins:
- a CDS encoding FmdE family protein, whose protein sequence is MEDIINEIKEQDPQLFSQVEKIIPFHGYLSSGAFIGLRMLNMAKRILEVQDGERIYAVSETYNCVPDPFQILEGATIGNKGLRIKDYGKMAVTVNKRAEKGVTSMKGVRVYLDPEKMEDYPKLHAWYMNTEKVPHEEVLPELLKAGESVYSYEMVDIEIPPRKKKKVRLCEKCGESFVQYEDEALCPACNDN, encoded by the coding sequence ATGGAAGATATCATTAATGAAATTAAGGAACAGGACCCACAACTTTTTTCGCAGGTCGAAAAAATCATTCCTTTCCACGGATATTTGAGTTCCGGTGCATTTATCGGATTGAGAATGCTCAATATGGCCAAACGTATTCTTGAAGTTCAGGATGGGGAACGTATTTACGCAGTCAGCGAGACCTACAATTGTGTACCTGATCCATTCCAGATTCTGGAAGGAGCAACCATAGGCAATAAAGGACTTCGCATAAAAGACTATGGCAAAATGGCTGTTACAGTCAACAAACGAGCTGAAAAAGGCGTAACATCAATGAAAGGTGTGAGGGTATACCTTGACCCTGAAAAGATGGAAGATTATCCTAAACTTCATGCCTGGTATATGAATACTGAAAAAGTGCCGCATGAAGAGGTCCTCCCTGAATTGTTAAAAGCTGGGGAAAGTGTTTACAGCTATGAAATGGTAGACATTGAAATTCCTCCACGAAAGAAAAAGAAAGTACGACTTTGTGAAAAGTGTGGTGAGAGCTTTGTCCAGTATGAAGATGAAGCGCTCTGTCCTGCATGTAACGATAACTAA
- a CDS encoding 4Fe-4S binding protein, protein MNETVISTKDNKQTVYIPEKCIGCGTCVMVCPKDTLVIGSVGPVARGLLDKDFLDIRPDTCITCAMCAKVCPTGALEMREDGKPITDETYINGSIKPTTVNDDCVHCGLCEQICPQGCIEVEQWLSNDNVAKVEGQTNIDNDCCVHCGWCASVCPTNAISVEKPFAGTWERAEDTCQACRTCVDVCPCNALFNPEWEVGERVDKVAQRPDACIYCGACAVSCPVNAIDVRKTAIVPEMAKKNVFEKKLVDKPSATPALTSTLVTDRDACLGCGNCVIVCPVNSESDAAIAAGALNDIDDKPLLEVENGAIKVIDQEACGSCGACALICPTSAIWLEKREVV, encoded by the coding sequence ATGAACGAAACCGTGATTTCAACCAAGGACAATAAACAGACCGTATACATTCCAGAGAAATGTATCGGCTGTGGAACATGCGTCATGGTTTGTCCAAAGGATACATTGGTAATCGGATCTGTAGGTCCTGTTGCCCGTGGCCTCTTGGACAAGGATTTTTTAGATATCAGGCCAGATACCTGTATCACATGTGCAATGTGTGCAAAAGTCTGTCCAACCGGCGCATTAGAAATGAGAGAAGATGGAAAGCCAATAACCGATGAAACATACATCAACGGCTCTATTAAACCCACTACTGTAAATGATGACTGTGTGCACTGTGGACTTTGCGAACAGATTTGCCCACAGGGTTGCATTGAAGTCGAACAGTGGCTTTCAAACGATAATGTTGCAAAAGTAGAAGGCCAGACTAACATTGACAATGATTGCTGCGTGCACTGTGGATGGTGTGCTTCAGTCTGTCCAACAAATGCAATTTCTGTTGAGAAACCTTTTGCAGGCACATGGGAACGTGCCGAAGATACATGTCAGGCCTGCCGCACCTGTGTGGATGTCTGCCCATGCAATGCACTCTTCAATCCTGAATGGGAAGTTGGAGAACGTGTGGATAAAGTCGCACAGAGACCTGACGCATGTATATACTGTGGAGCGTGCGCAGTGTCCTGCCCTGTTAATGCAATTGATGTGAGGAAGACAGCCATTGTACCGGAAATGGCAAAGAAGAATGTCTTTGAGAAGAAACTTGTTGACAAGCCCTCTGCTACACCGGCACTCACATCCACTCTGGTTACAGACAGGGATGCATGCCTTGGTTGTGGCAACTGTGTAATCGTATGTCCGGTCAACTCAGAATCAGACGCTGCAATTGCAGCCGGTGCCCTCAACGACATTGATGATAAACCACTCCTGGAAGTAGAGAATGGTGCAATCAAAGTAATCGATCAGGAAGCTTGCGGATCATGTGGCGCTTGCGCACTTATCTGCCCGACATCTGCAATCTGGCTCGAGAAAAGAGAGGTGGTATAA
- a CDS encoding formylmethanofuran dehydrogenase subunit A: MASALIVKNGYVFDPLNEINGEIKDVFIKDGKIVAGLSDAEMKDAKVVDATGKTVMPGGVDSHTHIAGSKVNSGRLMRPEDHYKYNKAKTDITHSGSGETTKTVYLEGYEYAQMGYTTAFEAAVPPMKARHTHEEMRSIPMLDMGGYLVLGNNWFMMRYLKEGDMEKAAAYIAWMMKAHKTYGIKCVNPAGVENWGWGENISSLDEANIHFEVTPREMIKGLCELNEELGIPMPMHLHANNLGHPGCYETTLESLAIPSKIKAKQDIGVDWAETKIDPSRDKSVYLTHMQFNAFAGTSWRDFESGVKPLADYINKNEHVVIDSGSVPFGEATCMTGDGPSIHDVAVLTGGKWSNCDVDLECGSGVCPFTYLKSNPVHSVQWAMGLECLLLIDNPWQAIMTTDSPNGGPFTKYPLIMTWLMSESFREQTFNECHKWANDRSELGGVDREMSLYDLAILTRANPAKTIGMVHRKGSLGVGADGDVTVYDIDPTKLDVNNHEDLIRKFGSVAYTIKDGEIAVKDGEVVSIPTQRTFYSDISVDDAAEKDMLADVKEWFKYYSIGFNHYPTPDKYLTNPTAVTVNTRHMYR, from the coding sequence ATGGCATCTGCACTTATAGTTAAGAATGGTTATGTTTTCGACCCCCTCAACGAAATAAACGGGGAAATCAAGGATGTTTTCATCAAAGACGGAAAAATCGTTGCCGGTCTTTCCGATGCTGAGATGAAAGACGCAAAGGTTGTAGATGCGACCGGTAAGACCGTAATGCCTGGTGGTGTGGATTCACACACACACATTGCAGGATCAAAGGTCAACTCCGGAAGACTCATGAGACCTGAAGACCACTACAAGTACAACAAAGCAAAAACCGATATTACCCACTCCGGATCCGGCGAAACAACCAAAACAGTCTATCTTGAAGGTTATGAATACGCCCAGATGGGTTACACAACTGCTTTTGAAGCCGCTGTGCCGCCAATGAAAGCCAGGCACACCCACGAGGAAATGCGCTCTATCCCAATGCTGGATATGGGTGGCTACCTTGTATTGGGTAACAACTGGTTCATGATGAGGTACCTCAAAGAAGGTGACATGGAAAAGGCAGCTGCTTACATTGCATGGATGATGAAAGCGCATAAGACATATGGTATAAAATGTGTCAACCCTGCTGGTGTCGAGAACTGGGGTTGGGGTGAAAACATCAGTTCACTGGATGAAGCTAACATCCACTTTGAAGTAACCCCAAGGGAAATGATCAAAGGCCTTTGTGAGCTCAACGAAGAGCTTGGAATCCCAATGCCAATGCACTTGCACGCAAACAACCTTGGACACCCCGGGTGCTATGAGACAACTCTCGAATCCCTGGCAATTCCATCCAAGATCAAAGCTAAACAGGATATTGGCGTTGATTGGGCAGAAACAAAGATCGATCCATCAAGGGATAAATCTGTTTACCTGACCCATATGCAGTTTAATGCATTTGCCGGTACATCCTGGAGAGACTTTGAATCCGGTGTCAAGCCACTTGCAGACTACATCAACAAGAACGAGCATGTAGTCATTGACAGTGGCAGCGTACCGTTCGGAGAAGCAACCTGTATGACCGGTGATGGTCCTTCAATCCATGATGTAGCAGTACTGACAGGCGGCAAATGGTCAAACTGTGATGTCGATCTGGAATGTGGTTCCGGTGTTTGTCCGTTCACATACCTCAAGAGCAACCCCGTACACAGTGTCCAGTGGGCAATGGGTCTTGAATGCCTTTTGCTTATTGACAACCCATGGCAGGCAATCATGACAACCGACAGTCCAAACGGCGGTCCATTCACAAAATACCCACTTATCATGACCTGGTTGATGTCCGAATCCTTCAGGGAGCAGACATTCAATGAATGTCATAAATGGGCAAACGACCGCAGTGAACTTGGCGGTGTTGACAGGGAAATGTCACTTTATGATCTTGCAATCCTCACACGTGCCAATCCTGCAAAGACCATTGGTATGGTCCACAGGAAGGGAAGCCTCGGAGTTGGCGCAGACGGTGATGTAACTGTCTACGACATTGACCCGACAAAGCTGGATGTCAATAACCACGAGGATCTTATCAGGAAATTCGGAAGTGTAGCATACACAATCAAAGACGGCGAAATAGCCGTAAAGGATGGGGAAGTCGTTTCAATCCCAACACAGAGAACATTCTACAGTGACATTTCTGTTGATGATGCCGCTGAGAAAGACATGCTTGCGGATGTAAAAGAGTGGTTCAAGTACTACTCCATCGGATTCAACCACTATCCAACCCCTGATAAATACCTTACAAACCCAACCGCTGTCACGGTGAACACGAGACACATGTACAGGTAA
- a CDS encoding formylmethanofuran dehydrogenase subunit C: MAEVILTLNKEIDLKVEADVITPDEFAGKGNAEIKQLLVWQGPTQFPLSDFFDVEGDGGNSAEDTSIVINGDTSRVKLIGAKMTAGKITVKGSTGMHVGSEMAGGEIVVEGDADSWPGMEMTGGVLHIKGNAGDHVGSAYRGSWHGMKGGRLMVDGNARSQIGGGMEGGEIIIGGSIENFCGLHQTGGLIVVKGDAIRAVGAEMSGGTIVVGGHILKFTPGMQADGEESNLEFGDVACDGTFKKFVGDYAIAKKPKGILYAGKETNPDL; the protein is encoded by the coding sequence ATGGCAGAGGTTATACTTACACTAAACAAAGAAATAGATCTTAAAGTTGAAGCAGACGTGATTACTCCTGATGAGTTTGCAGGCAAAGGAAATGCTGAAATAAAGCAGCTGCTTGTCTGGCAGGGTCCAACCCAATTCCCTCTTTCAGACTTCTTTGATGTAGAAGGAGATGGAGGAAACTCAGCAGAGGATACCAGCATTGTAATCAACGGCGATACTTCACGCGTAAAACTCATTGGCGCGAAAATGACAGCCGGAAAGATTACCGTAAAGGGTTCCACAGGAATGCATGTGGGATCTGAAATGGCTGGCGGAGAAATTGTCGTCGAAGGTGATGCAGATTCATGGCCTGGAATGGAGATGACTGGAGGAGTCCTCCACATCAAAGGAAACGCAGGCGATCATGTCGGTTCTGCATACCGCGGAAGCTGGCATGGTATGAAAGGCGGACGCCTGATGGTTGACGGAAATGCCCGCAGCCAGATTGGTGGCGGAATGGAAGGCGGAGAAATCATTATCGGTGGCTCCATTGAGAACTTCTGTGGACTTCACCAGACCGGCGGGCTTATTGTGGTAAAAGGTGACGCAATCCGTGCAGTCGGCGCAGAAATGAGCGGCGGCACAATTGTTGTCGGCGGACACATCCTGAAATTCACACCTGGAATGCAGGCTGATGGCGAGGAATCCAATCTGGAATTCGGAGATGTTGCATGCGATGGCACTTTCAAGAAGTTTGTTGGTGACTATGCAATTGCCAAGAAGCCAAAGGGTATCCTGTACGCAGGAAAAGAAACTAATCCGGATCTGTGA
- a CDS encoding molybdopterin dinucleotide binding domain-containing protein produces MKFLLNTGSTIDEGRLAKGGNKYSQDYMDECAVCWISPEDFNMLGCPEKVKVTSTDGKHSIVVNTKCTDSVVCGDVFMPRAIWSNVVVDPWTFSTGSPLYKGSPVTVEPSDEEVLSAEDVVQKLYYGGE; encoded by the coding sequence ATGAAATTCTTACTCAACACCGGAAGTACTATTGATGAAGGAAGGCTTGCAAAAGGTGGAAACAAATACAGCCAGGATTACATGGATGAATGTGCTGTCTGCTGGATTTCCCCGGAAGATTTTAACATGCTGGGATGCCCTGAAAAGGTAAAAGTTACCAGCACTGATGGCAAGCACTCAATCGTGGTTAACACAAAATGCACTGACAGTGTAGTGTGCGGAGATGTCTTTATGCCCCGCGCCATCTGGTCAAACGTTGTAGTCGACCCATGGACATTCTCCACCGGTTCCCCACTTTACAAGGGAAGCCCTGTAACCGTGGAACCAAGTGACGAAGAGGTGCTCAGCGCCGAGGATGTCGTACAGAAATTATACTATGGAGGTGAGTGA
- a CDS encoding formylmethanofuran dehydrogenase subunit B: MVVKNVVCPVCGGSCEDIQVELKDNSITVKNACKMGNGKFQEVVSEHRIKDPMIKKDGKFVKVSWEEALDKAAEILANSRRPLFFMGSETSCEAQEVGLHMGEYLGGAVDSNATICHGPTCMGIQEAGLATSTCGEAKNRSDLNIYWGTNPLASMPRHMSKYALFPRGYWTKRGRFDRKVITVDPRKTDTAVASDLHIQLKQNSDYELLNALNTILNGKTPHHSVEQVTGVPISVMEEMVEMMLEAKFGSVNVGLGASSSFGKHRNIEMALNFIKELNNNHGTKFRIGALRGHCNVAGFNQIASYLYGYPFALDFGRGYPRYNPGETSCVDLLREHDVDAALVLGADLVGHTPADSAKYLCNIPMVCIDIAPGPTPSGADVLLPGVIDAFECDGTFYRLDNVPVYFEPFTDSPFEFTKSNEDTMKQLFAKVKELKEKA, encoded by the coding sequence ATGGTTGTCAAGAATGTAGTATGTCCTGTTTGCGGAGGTTCATGTGAAGACATCCAGGTAGAACTCAAGGACAACAGCATCACTGTAAAAAATGCCTGTAAAATGGGTAACGGTAAGTTCCAGGAAGTTGTAAGTGAACACCGTATAAAGGACCCAATGATCAAGAAAGACGGCAAGTTTGTCAAGGTAAGCTGGGAAGAAGCTCTCGATAAAGCTGCCGAAATTCTTGCTAACTCCAGAAGACCTCTCTTTTTCATGGGAAGTGAAACATCCTGTGAAGCCCAGGAAGTTGGTCTTCATATGGGCGAATATCTTGGCGGTGCAGTTGACTCCAATGCAACTATCTGCCACGGACCTACCTGTATGGGTATTCAGGAAGCAGGTCTTGCTACATCCACCTGTGGAGAAGCAAAGAACCGTTCTGACCTGAACATTTACTGGGGAACAAATCCACTTGCTTCAATGCCAAGGCACATGTCCAAATACGCCCTTTTCCCAAGGGGTTACTGGACAAAGAGAGGCAGGTTTGACAGGAAAGTAATCACCGTTGACCCACGTAAGACAGACACTGCAGTTGCTTCTGACCTGCACATCCAGCTCAAGCAAAACAGTGACTACGAGCTGCTGAATGCATTGAATACCATTCTTAACGGGAAAACACCACACCACTCTGTGGAGCAGGTTACCGGTGTACCGATTTCCGTAATGGAAGAAATGGTTGAAATGATGCTTGAAGCCAAATTCGGAAGCGTGAACGTCGGTCTTGGAGCAAGTTCATCATTCGGTAAGCACCGCAATATCGAAATGGCACTGAACTTTATCAAGGAACTCAACAACAACCATGGCACTAAATTCAGGATCGGTGCGCTTCGTGGACACTGCAATGTTGCAGGGTTCAACCAGATTGCATCCTACCTCTATGGATATCCATTCGCACTTGACTTCGGACGCGGATATCCAAGGTATAACCCTGGAGAGACTTCATGTGTTGATCTGCTGAGGGAACACGATGTTGATGCAGCCCTTGTACTTGGTGCTGACCTTGTGGGACACACTCCTGCAGATTCTGCAAAGTACCTCTGTAACATACCAATGGTTTGTATTGACATTGCACCGGGTCCAACCCCATCAGGTGCAGATGTTCTCCTGCCAGGTGTTATCGATGCATTCGAATGTGATGGTACATTCTACAGGCTGGACAACGTACCAGTCTACTTCGAGCCATTTACTGACTCACCCTTTGAATTTACAAAGAGCAATGAAGATACCATGAAACAGCTCTTTGCAAAGGTCAAGGAACTCAAAGAGAAAGCATGA
- the fdhD gene encoding formate dehydrogenase accessory sulfurtransferase FdhD produces MSQDDWHFDKKPKTKITWKEEERDETAPYVSMNCIEIKGDETPKEISVDVVIEEMYDVFLNDNYISSFLASPRELEEMTVGHLIAEGHVSSANEISSIEFDGSKLLCKTKEPTKSKDEIVSSYLCDCSLWKFHQLTKNKTAPDPDIRVKKDTLFDLIDHIFEEGKIWRRTGGAHSTIIASPEGEVLAFCEDVSRASSVDKAIGKAALDGVKLHKCIMATSGRLSVTMVGKAVNARIPVMVSKAAPMDQGIKLAQENNVTLVGFARKPNLYIYANPERIVI; encoded by the coding sequence ATGAGTCAGGACGACTGGCATTTCGATAAGAAGCCAAAAACAAAAATCACGTGGAAAGAAGAGGAGCGGGATGAAACCGCTCCTTATGTTTCCATGAACTGCATTGAGATCAAGGGAGATGAAACTCCAAAAGAGATCAGTGTGGACGTTGTCATTGAGGAAATGTATGACGTTTTCCTGAATGACAATTATATTTCTTCTTTTTTAGCAAGTCCAAGAGAACTTGAAGAGATGACCGTAGGCCACCTTATAGCTGAAGGTCATGTCAGCAGTGCTAATGAAATTTCATCAATTGAATTTGACGGTAGCAAGTTGCTTTGCAAAACAAAGGAACCTACCAAAAGCAAGGATGAAATTGTTTCATCATACCTGTGTGACTGCTCGTTATGGAAATTCCACCAGCTTACAAAAAACAAGACTGCCCCTGACCCCGATATACGAGTCAAAAAAGATACACTCTTCGACCTTATTGATCATATTTTTGAAGAAGGTAAAATCTGGAGGCGTACCGGTGGCGCACATTCAACCATCATTGCAAGCCCTGAAGGGGAAGTGCTCGCATTCTGCGAAGACGTCAGCCGGGCATCTTCTGTCGACAAAGCAATTGGGAAAGCCGCGCTTGATGGTGTGAAGCTACACAAATGCATCATGGCAACTTCCGGCAGGCTATCCGTCACAATGGTCGGAAAAGCAGTAAATGCAAGGATCCCGGTTATGGTAAGCAAAGCCGCACCAATGGATCAGGGAATCAAGCTTGCACAGGAAAATAATGTGACACTTGTTGGATTTGCACGCAAGCCTAATCTTTACATTTATGCAAATCCTGAAAGAATAGTGATTTGA
- a CDS encoding nicotinate-nucleotide pyrophosphorylase, translating to MINHFEHYLAEDCPYGDETTDLLCISGKGTIEIISRDAGVAACTDDLAEFYRKRGLDVVAYVANGCSFDANTVLFSASGDLRTIFKLWRVSQTFLSMTCAIAGKTREMVEAAKAVNPDVLIATSRKTHLGFRKYELKAVKAGGGIHHRNSLSDSILITQNHLEVAGPVEKPNAVRKVEIEPRDDKDAFRYAKIADMLLLDHYTPDKLDVLVPLLRTINPCLEIAVGGINAKDVAAYAPYADVIVTTAPYYAMPLDMTSTIKRIES from the coding sequence ATGATTAATCATTTCGAGCATTATCTTGCGGAGGATTGTCCGTACGGTGATGAGACAACTGATCTTCTTTGCATTAGCGGAAAAGGCACAATTGAGATAATTTCAAGAGACGCAGGAGTAGCTGCCTGCACTGATGATCTCGCTGAGTTTTACCGTAAACGAGGATTGGATGTTGTAGCTTATGTTGCAAATGGTTGCTCATTCGATGCTAACACTGTTCTTTTTTCGGCCAGTGGTGATCTACGGACAATTTTCAAACTCTGGCGGGTTTCCCAGACTTTTCTTTCGATGACCTGTGCTATTGCAGGAAAAACACGGGAAATGGTTGAAGCGGCAAAAGCAGTAAACCCGGACGTCCTGATAGCCACAAGCAGGAAAACACATCTTGGTTTCAGGAAATATGAGTTAAAGGCTGTGAAAGCCGGCGGTGGCATACATCATCGCAATTCCCTCAGTGATTCGATTCTAATTACACAAAATCATCTTGAAGTCGCCGGGCCGGTGGAAAAACCCAATGCTGTCAGGAAAGTAGAAATTGAACCCCGGGATGATAAGGACGCTTTCCGGTATGCTAAGATTGCAGATATGCTCCTGCTGGATCATTACACTCCAGATAAACTCGATGTTCTTGTCCCGCTTCTCAGAACTATAAACCCATGTCTTGAAATTGCAGTTGGTGGAATCAATGCAAAGGATGTGGCTGCATATGCACCATATGCGGATGTCATTGTAACAACCGCTCCTTATTATGCAATGCCACTTGACATGACTTCAACAATAAAACGAATCGAAAGCTGA
- a CDS encoding Nif3-like dinuclear metal center hexameric protein, with amino-acid sequence MHLYEVVRTLEEIASPELAEDFDEGKIGLNLDLNNDINKIAVALDATGYVIERAADIDADLLVVHHPFIFHSINSISTGFAALLEKALANRISIYSMHTNFDKAAGGINDVLAKRLGLKGVEELEAGRVGFIDDCTADIFVHHVSKSLDTTIQYVGEKESITKVMVFGGSGFNPEYLESARKMGVDAYVSAELKHNIIRDFTDMLLVDATHYATENPGMEELTTTIRDKTGIDTEFIDHNPFIKVL; translated from the coding sequence ATGCACCTTTATGAAGTGGTCAGAACACTTGAAGAAATTGCATCTCCTGAACTTGCAGAAGATTTCGATGAAGGAAAAATCGGCCTGAATCTTGATCTCAACAACGACATAAACAAGATAGCCGTTGCTCTTGATGCCACAGGATACGTAATAGAAAGAGCAGCGGACATTGATGCTGACCTGCTGGTTGTGCATCACCCTTTCATATTCCATTCAATAAACAGCATTTCCACTGGTTTTGCAGCATTGCTTGAAAAAGCTCTTGCAAACCGCATTTCCATTTACTCAATGCACACCAACTTCGATAAGGCAGCAGGAGGAATTAATGATGTTCTTGCAAAACGCCTAGGATTGAAAGGTGTTGAAGAACTGGAGGCCGGGAGAGTAGGCTTTATTGATGACTGTACAGCTGACATCTTTGTACATCATGTCTCAAAATCCCTTGACACAACTATTCAGTATGTAGGGGAAAAAGAATCTATCACCAAGGTAATGGTTTTTGGAGGCAGTGGTTTTAACCCTGAATATCTTGAATCAGCCCGGAAAATGGGAGTTGATGCCTACGTTTCTGCCGAGCTTAAGCATAATATCATCCGTGACTTTACCGATATGCTGCTTGTTGATGCAACCCACTATGCCACTGAGAATCCCGGTATGGAAGAGCTGACTACTACAATTCGGGATAAAACCGGCATTGATACCGAGTTTATCGATCATAACCCATTCATAAAAGTGCTTTGA
- a CDS encoding tRNA (cytidine(56)-2'-O)-methyltransferase — MSDSPTEKRIVILRLGHRPERDKRITTHVALTARAFGAEGMLLASEDKGIVRSVSDVVERWGGDFYIKHNVSWKAAIRDWKEAGGKICHLSMYGINLPDAIESMKLPDKLMIVVGAEKVPFEIYGLADWNVAVGSQPHSEVAAVAVTLDRLSEGNDPLKNKKFEGAKLEVVPTECGKQVIENPD, encoded by the coding sequence ATGTCAGATTCTCCTACAGAAAAACGGATAGTCATACTTCGTCTCGGGCATCGTCCGGAGAGAGATAAGCGAATTACCACACATGTAGCGTTGACTGCAAGGGCTTTTGGTGCCGAAGGCATGCTGCTTGCTTCCGAAGACAAGGGTATTGTCAGATCAGTTAGTGATGTGGTTGAGCGATGGGGCGGTGATTTCTATATCAAGCACAATGTTAGCTGGAAAGCTGCTATTCGGGATTGGAAGGAAGCGGGCGGTAAAATCTGCCATCTTTCCATGTATGGGATAAACTTGCCTGATGCAATAGAGTCAATGAAACTGCCTGACAAGCTTATGATTGTCGTAGGTGCTGAAAAAGTACCATTTGAAATCTATGGGCTTGCAGACTGGAACGTTGCGGTAGGCAGCCAACCGCATTCGGAAGTTGCAGCAGTTGCAGTAACCCTTGACAGGCTTTCAGAAGGCAATGATCCACTTAAGAATAAGAAGTTTGAAGGGGCAAAACTGGAAGTTGTTCCCACCGAATGCGGGAAGCAGGTAATTGAGAACCCTGATTAA
- a CDS encoding AMP phosphorylase — translation MELKVQPIDIQVGKYKVILNSIDAKELGVYEGDRVRVTGHVTVTAIVDFTEDMIGPGMIGLYHEIKEDLKREWTEIVEVEPAEKPRSARIIRKIMDGAKLEQDEVHELVKDIVEENLSEIEIAAFLASTYINDMTDDETEWLTRAMIDTGEKLEFATNPIMDKHSIGGVPGNKISLLIVPIVAANGLLIPKTSSRAITGAGGTADLMEILAPVEFSASEVKEMTEKVGGVLVWGGATNIAPADDKLIKVEYPLSIDPHCQMLASIMAKKGAVGATHVVMDIPTGPGTKIKDVHEGRKLSRDLINLGERLGMDVDCALTYGASPVGRTVGPALEVHEALKVLETLEGPNSLIEKSTVLAGMLLEMGGVASPGQGQELALETLKNGKALAKFKEIIEIQGGDPNVTSNDIQPGQYTADLVSPATGYVLEFRNKRIVQIARTAGAPNDKGAGVRIHKKHGEVVKKGEPILTIYADKEKKLEEAIKSAQRDLPIVVEGMLLEKVPSIKEL, via the coding sequence ATGGAGCTCAAGGTTCAACCAATAGACATTCAGGTCGGGAAATACAAGGTAATTCTCAATTCCATTGACGCAAAGGAACTCGGGGTATACGAGGGTGACAGGGTACGCGTTACCGGGCATGTTACGGTAACTGCGATTGTTGACTTCACGGAAGACATGATTGGGCCTGGAATGATTGGCCTTTATCATGAAATTAAGGAAGATCTGAAACGTGAGTGGACTGAAATCGTAGAGGTGGAGCCAGCTGAAAAACCTCGCTCTGCTCGCATAATTCGTAAAATAATGGATGGGGCCAAGCTGGAGCAGGATGAAGTTCATGAGCTTGTAAAGGATATTGTTGAAGAGAATCTTAGTGAAATTGAAATTGCTGCATTTCTTGCGTCCACTTATATTAATGACATGACAGATGATGAAACCGAGTGGCTTACAAGAGCCATGATTGATACCGGTGAAAAGCTGGAATTCGCTACCAATCCAATAATGGACAAGCATTCAATCGGTGGTGTCCCTGGTAACAAGATATCATTGCTGATTGTTCCAATTGTTGCAGCCAATGGATTGTTGATTCCCAAAACCAGCTCCCGTGCCATTACCGGGGCAGGTGGCACTGCGGACCTGATGGAAATACTCGCTCCTGTGGAGTTTTCTGCTTCCGAAGTCAAAGAGATGACCGAGAAGGTTGGTGGCGTTCTTGTCTGGGGTGGTGCTACCAATATTGCACCTGCAGATGACAAACTAATCAAGGTTGAATACCCGCTTTCCATTGATCCCCACTGTCAGATGCTGGCTTCAATTATGGCAAAGAAAGGTGCTGTAGGCGCTACACATGTCGTTATGGATATTCCAACCGGACCAGGCACCAAGATTAAGGATGTTCATGAAGGGCGGAAACTTTCCAGGGATCTGATTAACCTCGGGGAACGCCTGGGCATGGATGTGGATTGTGCACTTACTTATGGTGCATCCCCTGTGGGAAGAACTGTTGGTCCTGCACTTGAAGTACATGAGGCATTGAAGGTACTTGAGACACTGGAAGGTCCTAACAGCCTGATTGAAAAGAGTACCGTTCTTGCAGGAATGCTGCTTGAAATGGGTGGCGTTGCATCCCCGGGACAGGGTCAGGAACTTGCTCTTGAGACCCTGAAAAACGGGAAGGCCCTTGCCAAATTTAAGGAAATTATTGAAATCCAGGGTGGAGATCCGAATGTAACTTCTAATGATATCCAGCCCGGACAGTACACTGCTGATCTCGTATCTCCGGCAACGGGATATGTTCTTGAATTCAGAAATAAGCGCATTGTCCAGATTGCAAGGACGGCAGGTGCTCCCAATGACAAGGGTGCAGGTGTGCGGATTCACAAGAAGCATGGCGAGGTTGTCAAGAAAGGTGAGCCGATTTTAACAATTTATGCTGACAAGGAAAAAAAGCTGGAGGAAGCAATCAAGAGTGCCCAGCGTGATCTTCCAATTGTTGTTGAGGGCATGTTGCTTGAAAAGGTTCCATCTATCAAGGAACTCTGA